CAACTGCATCAGGATAACGTCTAACCGGTTCGGGTCATAGCCCAGGGCAGCGATAGCCGCTTTCATCCTCGCTACGTGCCCGTGGTGGTCTGCTCCCCACACGTTGATAACCCAGTCAAACCCTCGCTCAAACTTGTTCTTGTGGTAGGCTATGTCCGCAGCAAAATAAGTAGGAAGGCCATTTTTACGAATAACCACCTCGTCCTTTTCGCCAGAGTCTTCTCCTGCTCTAAACCACCAGGCCCCTTCCTTCAGGTACAAATACCCCTTAGTTTTCAATTCCTCAGTCACTTCTTCTATTTTACCAGAGTCGTGCAAACTCTGTTCACTGAACCAGACATCGTATCTTATACCGAAAGCCTCTAAAGAAGTTTTAATGCTTTCCAATTTCTCTTTCAGAGCAAATTCCGTGAGTTTCTGCCGTCTCTCGTATGGATTAGCCCCAACCAGATAGTCCCCGTATGCTTCTATGAAATGCCGAACCGTCTCTACGACATCCTGTCCTTCGTATCCACCTTCCGGGAATCGGAATTCACATCCACACAACTCCAAATACCGCGCTTCCAAGGACAGTCCAAACAGCTCAATCTGGTTCCCGGCATCATTTACGTAATACTCCCTCTCTACTTCGTATCCCGCCATGGACAAAATATTAGCCAGGCTATCCCCGATAGCCCCCCCGCGGGCGTTGCCCATGTGAAGATCTCCGGTAGGGTTGGCGCTGACGAACTCTACTTGAACCTTCTTCCCTACTGGCTTATGTTGCCCGTAACTCTCGCCGCTTTGCCAAACCACTCTAGGCACATCGAATAGCCAGTCTTCTTTAAGGAAAAAATTTATAAATCCTGCCCCTTTAACCTCCACCCTTGATATAAGGGGATCATTCTGGGGCAAGAGATCTATAATGGCCTGTCCTATCGCAACTGGGGACATGCGGGCCTGTCGAGCCAAGAGCATGGCTACATTACAGGCATAATCCCCGTGCTGTTTTTCGCGCGGAACTTCAATAACAAAGGCCGGTATCTCTTGGTAGTTAAATTTGCCTCCGGTTTTCGCTTTTTCGAGTGCTGTCACGATCTTCTGCCTCAGATCATCCTGAATCTTCTTTACCAAATCCATGCTGTAATGCCTCCCACAAACATTATTATATTATGGGGTTAAGCAAAGATTATATACAATTATTTCCCAGAATCCTCTGGGTAAACCCTGCCCCGGCATACCCCTTCGTTGTCGATTTCGTCAGTCACCATCAGATAAGGTTGCCCCGTCTTGACGGCGATTATCCATTTAATGCTGGTCATACGCGGGCATACGAACAGGGTACCTTCCCTTTTGGCCTGTCGGCAGTACTCCCGGTATGCACAAGTGCCGTTTGTGATGTAAACGTTTATTACACCATCTTCTTGTACAAATCGATAGTGGCTTTCTTTGAGAAACCCTTGTTTGCCCAACACCCTAACCCAAGCTTGCGCGTAGTCCGTCGCCTGATTCCCCCGGCTGTAATAGTCGCGCTCGAACTCGTAGTAAACCCGGCGAGATAAGCTCTCAATCACCCGCTCCAGCCACTGCTGCCCATCCGGCAACTCCGCAATTACTTCGCTAATGGCCAGGAAGAGCTTGTTGACCAAAGTATACATGAAAGCGAGGTTTTCCACACTAATCACCCCCTGTTTTGACTTTCACCACAGGGGCGGCTTTTTCCTGCCAGTCTCGAAACCACTGCGAGAAATACCGGGTCATGTCTTTTCCTGTCTCGTTCTGCACGGCTCTCAGAACATCTTCGCTGGTAGCAATTCCGTACCTGTTTTCGGCCAAATACCTTCGTAAGACCCCGACGACTTTGTCCGTCCCTATCTCCCCTTCCAACCCATTCCAGAAAGCCTCGCCTCCCCGGTAAGCAGAGTACAGGTAATCGCTTCTGGATCTCATTTCCGTCAGGGAACGGGAAAGGTCCGCTGCTTTGATTCCCGCAGATTGCTCGCTGCCGGTTTGCTTTCCTGTCCTCCTTAGACAAAGCCCTGCCGACCAATTGGCCAGGCCCTCGTCCAGCCAAGGCTCCCGCGATTGATCATTTCCAACAAGCCCAAACCACCATTGATGAGCAATCTCGTGAGCCAACAGGAACTCGCGTCTGCTCGGGGAATACGCTTTTGACAACACTTGATCTTGTAAAAAAATGACCCCTGAATACTCCATGCCCTGAAAACCGTCCATCGGCACTTGTATGATATCCAGTTCCTCATAAGGATAAGACCCAAATGTGCAGGCATAATACTCGAGTATCTTCTCTGCTTCACTCAAAACCTGCACTCCCGTGTCTTCGTACCCCGGATTTACATACACTCTGATCGGAATATTCATGGCCTTAGTGTCCAACTGCTGGTGACGCCAGGTTGCCGCGATTACAAAATCGCGGGCTCGGCTGGCCTCAATAAGAACCGTGTCCCTTCCTTCAGCTCCCGCTTCTCTCGCCAGCACATGACCGGTTGAAACCACCTGATACTCCGACGGAAGGTTCAACTTCACCAGGTAGTCTGCACAAGCAAAACAGAACGGATCCCCCAAAGGGGTCTCCTCGGCAAACCGCCATTCCCCTCCCTTTCTAACAGTGAGAACCGGGTAGAAGTTGCTCAACATGAACACCCCATCCCAGGCACCGAAGCGGTAGGCTGCTTGCGGTATTTTAACCTTCCACGCCATCTCGATCTTTACGGGTTGCCCGGGAGACAGGGCCTCTTCAAGCGTGAGTTTCAACTTCGTGCCCTGAACTTCATAGGAAGCAGGGATACCATCAGTCTTTACCTCGGTGACCCTTATATACCCGGGATCAAACCCGTTTTTGTATGCCGATGGGGGCGCAGGTGAAGAGGCTTTTTCCTCGAAAGCATTAGGATACAAGGTGAAGTACATCTCCGAAAGGGGGCCGTCCAGGTTGTTTTCGGTTTCGATAACACTAGTTCCATATAGTGTCAGTGTTGACACGTCCAGATAAAGGCCCATGTTGTAACGTGTTTCCTCGGTAGGAGGAAAAGTGTCGCCTCCTCGGCCGAATGCGTCTCCGTTTCCCCCTTTTAGCAGGCCTACGGCGTGATAAAGCCAATACTTCCAAACAAAAACAGCGGCACCCGTTATAAGCAGCACCGCGAGTATCATCAGGTAAAACCGCTTGTTTCGCACCATGTTGCCCCCACTCTCGTCCGGTTGTTTCAGCTGCGAGAGAATTCGTAGAGCCTGTCCCGGTAATCCTTGGAAAAATCGCGGTTCAGAAATTCCCTAAACCGGTCTAACATGGCTGCCATCTCTGCCCTGGTCACGATATCGTTGGGCCTGAAAAAGTTGGCTCCTGCCGCGGTTTCCCCGCCGATTATGCCGTATTCCTGCGCCACATAAACCGATTCTTTGGCCCAGAGCGGTATCAGCGCATCATCATAGAACCCGGTTGAGGTCTCGGGTCCTGGAGACAGGTTTTCTAGCCCCATGGCTTTTACCAGTAGCACAGCCGCTTCGGCCCTGGTTATATTATCGTTCAGCCCGAATATTTTGCCGTCTACGAGCCCCTTCTCGCCCGCAATCTGCACATACTTGAAGTAGGGGCTGCTGGAGTCAACATCATAGAAAAGCGGAGTTGTTGCCTGGTTTTTCGTTCTTCGAGTGCTTTTGGCCGTATTCTCTTCGCTGGCAGAGGTCATCCCTGCCACTGTGACCAAGGCTCTGATGAAATCTCCCCGACGGGCGGGAAGGTTTGGGTAGAAATAGGCGTTCTCCCCGTCTATAGCCCCCAGACCGCAAAGTGACTCCACTGCTTCTTTTGCCCAGTGGCCCCGTAGGTCCTTAAATTCCTTGATGAACAGCCGCTTCTGCTGGGCCGGAGAGGCTGAAGACAGTTCCAGGGTACCTTCGTTTCTCCGGTCGTCATCAATCCCCTCGCTCCCAGTGGACGGAAGGTCGTACTCAACCGTCATCACTTGTTGGGTGCGCGTCTCGTCAACGAAGCCTCCGTCAAAGCTCGAAAGTTCTGCCCCCTGGCTTACGTAGGCGAGGGAACGAGAGAGGGTATCGTTCATGGTTATGCGGGCTGAACCCTCCCAGCTATCTCCATCAGAAGGTTCTCCCTTGACCGATACATCTATAATGCGGGTATCTCCTTTCCCCCAAGCATTTGAGTACCCTTCGCTTTTCCCCGCAGACTCTACCGTGATTTGGTTCTTGCTGCCCCTTCCGGTTACATACACCTTTTTCATATACCAGTTCCCGGCCCAAAAATCAACCGCCGGCCGGTGGTCGATAGCCTGCGATCCTGAAAAGTAAAGCTTATCTTTATCCAATTTGTAGGTCGTCTTCCCCAGCGTGAGGCTTTCCGTATACCCGTCCAGGCTCATAACCTGGACCTCCTGGGCACCGCTACGTTGTACATTATACGTCAGTTTTACGTTGCGGGTCAGTTTTCCGTCTCCCCCGACTTGAACCAGCTTATAGGTAAGGGTGACCTGCCGACTGTCGCCCCGATCTCGACTGGTCTCCTTGACCGTTCCCTTGAATACCTGCGGAGTGCCAGCTACAAAAACTACTTCCTGGTATTCCTGCCCATCCGACACCCCGGGATCAAAACCGGTGAAGGCCAGACCCGCTCCTGCTGTACTGAGCACCATTGTCCCAGCTAAAAAAACCGCCAACACCGTTGCAAAGACACGCTTTCCCAGACTATTCCACCAGAATGGCTGCAGCATAGACATCCCTTTCCCCTCCTACCGACGCCCGTAGCAAGTAGACCGCATCCTTCGTAGCCAGTTTGGAAGCCGAGCCGCCTTGCCCTTTTTTCACGACTAAAGCATACTTCGTTTTCACCGTAAGATTATCGCTCTGGGCCACCCATTTCTCTGTGAAACCAGACCAGTTGGTCACGCTGCCGATGGTTATCGAACCAGAGTCGAGCGAAGTCACGGCGCCTTTTGTGATAATCTCATTTGAGAACTCTATCCCGTCTGCAACAAGTAAGGCTAATATCCGGTCTCCTTCCGCTATAAAGAGAATATCGTCTTCTTCGAGGTCCTCGTCGAGATTGTAGAACTCTTCGGCGTTCAGCTCCCGCACGGAAGACGACGTGGCAAGGACAATATAGGTCAAGGCATCGTAATAGTACTCGCGGTTGCTTCCCACGTAATCCCATTCGTTGTTCTCCAAGCAGTCGAGTGAGTCGATTTGAATCGAGCTCCGCGAAAGGACCTCATCCAGAACTCCTTTGCCGATTGTATAGCGGGCTTCCTCCGTTCCCTCGATCACAATGACCCTCGCTAATACAGAAGAGTTGTCTTTCCGTTCGGCCAGTACAGTCACCATATCCCCTGCCTGTACCATATCCGGATCCACCAAGCGGTTGTCTTCAACTGCTATGGTTGACTGGTCGTATTGGATCAAGGCCGGCTCATACTTTACGGTCATGCAATCACGGTAAGCATCTAGCTCCTCGACCTTCCCGTTTATCCGACGCTCGGAATCGCCTCTTACTACCAGCCGGACGATACGTTCTTCTCCTCCTTCGATGGAAGTAACGACAAAAGCATACCTGCCGCGATAAGCTTCAAGCTGGGCTGCGCTCAGCCGGTTGCTGCTGGCGAAGAGTTCGGCGCCGCTAGCCAGTTTCAAAGTCTTGGCTGCTGACGTTTCCTTTACCAGGTCGCCGTTTTCATACCGGTAGATATCCGTGAAACGTACGGTACTAAAAGCAGCTTTCACTTCGTCCAAATAACCGCGGTAAACCGCCAGGTCTCCTGCATCCTTGCGAACATCTACCCGGATCACATTGCCCTGACTATCAACTGTGAGCTTTAGATAGTCCCCGGTCTTGAGGGAATAGTAGGTGCTGACTACGCCGCCAACATAGTAGTCGGTCTCGCTTGTCAAGGAATAGGTATAAGGATTCCCGTTCTCATCCCGGATGCTGATCTCGCCTGCCGTTTTGGTAAAGAGCGTTCCGTAAACAACCCGCGTCCCGTTCACTTCACCGCTTGTCAGCGAATCCGGCAGGTCACCTCTTATCTCCGATACCTGGGAACC
The sequence above is drawn from the Syntrophothermus lipocalidus DSM 12680 genome and encodes:
- the argS gene encoding arginine--tRNA ligase; the encoded protein is MDLVKKIQDDLRQKIVTALEKAKTGGKFNYQEIPAFVIEVPREKQHGDYACNVAMLLARQARMSPVAIGQAIIDLLPQNDPLISRVEVKGAGFINFFLKEDWLFDVPRVVWQSGESYGQHKPVGKKVQVEFVSANPTGDLHMGNARGGAIGDSLANILSMAGYEVEREYYVNDAGNQIELFGLSLEARYLELCGCEFRFPEGGYEGQDVVETVRHFIEAYGDYLVGANPYERRQKLTEFALKEKLESIKTSLEAFGIRYDVWFSEQSLHDSGKIEEVTEELKTKGYLYLKEGAWWFRAGEDSGEKDEVVIRKNGLPTYFAADIAYHKNKFERGFDWVINVWGADHHGHVARMKAAIAALGYDPNRLDVILMQLVRLYRGGELVRMSKRTGTLVTLDELLEEVGKDAARFFFVMRSPDSHLDFDMELAQKQSQENPVYYVQYAHARICSIMRQAERAGILLKNPDEVNLRLLCLPEELELLRKVAEFPNEISMAAATLSPHRIARYVLDLAGMFHSYYNHHRVLNEEENLRDARMVLMEAIRRVVKNSLGVLGVSAPERM
- a CDS encoding M1 family metallopeptidase, coding for MVRNKRFYLMILAVLLITGAAVFVWKYWLYHAVGLLKGGNGDAFGRGGDTFPPTEETRYNMGLYLDVSTLTLYGTSVIETENNLDGPLSEMYFTLYPNAFEEKASSPAPPSAYKNGFDPGYIRVTEVKTDGIPASYEVQGTKLKLTLEEALSPGQPVKIEMAWKVKIPQAAYRFGAWDGVFMLSNFYPVLTVRKGGEWRFAEETPLGDPFCFACADYLVKLNLPSEYQVVSTGHVLAREAGAEGRDTVLIEASRARDFVIAATWRHQQLDTKAMNIPIRVYVNPGYEDTGVQVLSEAEKILEYYACTFGSYPYEELDIIQVPMDGFQGMEYSGVIFLQDQVLSKAYSPSRREFLLAHEIAHQWWFGLVGNDQSREPWLDEGLANWSAGLCLRRTGKQTGSEQSAGIKAADLSRSLTEMRSRSDYLYSAYRGGEAFWNGLEGEIGTDKVVGVLRRYLAENRYGIATSEDVLRAVQNETGKDMTRYFSQWFRDWQEKAAPVVKVKTGGD
- a CDS encoding S-layer homology domain-containing protein, with the translated sequence MSMLQPFWWNSLGKRVFATVLAVFLAGTMVLSTAGAGLAFTGFDPGVSDGQEYQEVVFVAGTPQVFKGTVKETSRDRGDSRQVTLTYKLVQVGGDGKLTRNVKLTYNVQRSGAQEVQVMSLDGYTESLTLGKTTYKLDKDKLYFSGSQAIDHRPAVDFWAGNWYMKKVYVTGRGSKNQITVESAGKSEGYSNAWGKGDTRIIDVSVKGEPSDGDSWEGSARITMNDTLSRSLAYVSQGAELSSFDGGFVDETRTQQVMTVEYDLPSTGSEGIDDDRRNEGTLELSSASPAQQKRLFIKEFKDLRGHWAKEAVESLCGLGAIDGENAYFYPNLPARRGDFIRALVTVAGMTSASEENTAKSTRRTKNQATTPLFYDVDSSSPYFKYVQIAGEKGLVDGKIFGLNDNITRAEAAVLLVKAMGLENLSPGPETSTGFYDDALIPLWAKESVYVAQEYGIIGGETAAGANFFRPNDIVTRAEMAAMLDRFREFLNRDFSKDYRDRLYEFSRS
- a CDS encoding S-layer homology domain-containing protein, whose product is MKRLLISWITLILMLFLVFPLKAEAADVYYGRLGAGTDISHLSFADVASHWARSSIYRLAALGVLRSSGPDFRPEAYATKEEALGMVVRLAGKEGEAQKLAVGPGEMASYRTPWGANYTRLAQNMGIVTPAERASANWQAPATREEVAYWIARMSGLAPVYDSEQHPVYSFQDWARFSSERIPYCATVVKLGIMSGRDAGMFYPQASIRRGELAAALDKASRIILAGQGYKELSGTVVRVSSGGQADSADTYVQVAQNDGLSFYVIAGSDKEVFVYDRTSGKTGLSGLLTSGDQVSVLVTPQNLVAYIEKRQVAEASVSGYLDYVDSVKRIVRATASDGKSYELAVSPLCKISLSGYPARMNDLVPGQPVVMLVSGSQVSEIRGDLPDSLTSGEVNGTRVVYGTLFTKTAGEISIRDENGNPYTYSLTSETDYYVGGVVSTYYSLKTGDYLKLTVDSQGNVIRVDVRKDAGDLAVYRGYLDEVKAAFSTVRFTDIYRYENGDLVKETSAAKTLKLASGAELFASSNRLSAAQLEAYRGRYAFVVTSIEGGEERIVRLVVRGDSERRINGKVEELDAYRDCMTVKYEPALIQYDQSTIAVEDNRLVDPDMVQAGDMVTVLAERKDNSSVLARVIVIEGTEEARYTIGKGVLDEVLSRSSIQIDSLDCLENNEWDYVGSNREYYYDALTYIVLATSSSVRELNAEEFYNLDEDLEEDDILFIAEGDRILALLVADGIEFSNEIITKGAVTSLDSGSITIGSVTNWSGFTEKWVAQSDNLTVKTKYALVVKKGQGGSASKLATKDAVYLLRASVGGERDVYAAAILVE